The window GGCAACAGTCTGTGGCTTCTGCCCACACTTGGTGCTGCTGCGGCCGTCGTATGGGTTGTGCTCTGGCGCCCGCACGTGCGCGTCGACGCCGATGGCGTCACCGTGGCGAACGTCTCGCACAGCGTCGAGATTCCGTGGCCCGCCCTCATTCATCTGGACGTTACCTACTCGCTGCGCGTGCACGTTCCCGGGCGCGCGATTGCGGTCTCGGCGGCGCCCGCTCCCGGCCGCATGGGTGGCGCAGTCGCTCGGCGAGGAACAGCGCCGCACGGGCACCGCAATGGCGAGACCGTCTCGGTGGGCGAGCTGCTCACGACCGACTCCGGCAAGGCCGCAGCACTCATTCGCGAGCGATGGGAATCGCTTCGCGACTCCGGCAAGATCGTCGCCGGCGAGGCCGAGAACTATCCCGTTCGCACCAGACTCGACGCCGTTGCGGTTGCAACGCTTGCCGTGGCGGCGCTGCTTGTCGGCGCCTCGGCGTTGCTCGTCGGCCTGCAGTGACATCACGCTCGTCACGGGGTTTCCTTCATGCGCCGCAGAGAGACGCGCTTCTGACGAGGGTCGAACGCGTCCCGGAGGCCGTCGCCCACAAAGTTGACGAGCAGCGCAAGTAGCACGATGAAGACTGCCGGCCACCAGTAGAGCCACGGCCGCGTCTGGAACGCTGACTGGTTCTCTGAGATCAAAAGGCCCAGCGAGACATCCGGCTGACGGATGCCGTATCCGAGAAAGCTGAGGGCCGTCTCGAGCAGGATGGCGGCGGCGGCCAGAAGCGTGGCGGAGACAATGACGACTCCGATGGCGTTCGGCAGGATGTGCTTGAAGATGATGCGGAAGTCACTCGCACCCGCCACCCGCGCTGCTTCTACAAACTCGCGCTCGCGCAGGCTCAGGAACTCGGCCCGCACGAGACGGGCGATAGTCATCCACGACACCAGTGCGAGGAAGAACGCGAGTAGCCACACGCCGAGGCCACCCGTTGCGCGACCGACGATTGCGCCGATGACGAGAGCCGGAATCACGATGAAGACGTCGGTAACGCGCATGAGCACGGAGTCGACCCACCCGCGGTAGTACCCGGCGACGGCGCCAACGACGGTGCCGAGCACGGTTCCAATGCCACCGATCACGAACATCACGATGATCGAGTTCTGGATGCCGCGCATCGTCATGGCGAAGTAGTCGACCCCGATGCGGCTCTGACCGAACGGATGCTCACCGAGCGAGATTCCCTCGCCGCCGAGCCACTTGGGCACGAGAGAAAGCGTGGGAGCTCCGCCGTTGAGCTGCGCGTTGAGTGACGTGAAGTTGTGCTTCCACCAGCCGGGGATTGGCCCGAGCCCGATTGCCGAGATCGACAGCACCGCGACGAGCACGAAGATGACGATCGAGACTACAGCGAGGCGATTGCTCACGAAGCGTCGGGAGATGAGCTTTCCCTGGCTCAGACCCTTGGTGTCGTCTGGCTTGGACGGCTGAGGTTCGATCGGTGCTGCTGGCTCTGTTAACAGGCTCATCGGGCACTCCTTTCGGCCGGAGTTGACATTGGTGCTGGCTGCGATCGCATCATGCGCGCACCCGCACTCTCGGGTCGAGCGCCGCATAGGCAAGGTCGGCCAAGAAGTTGAACAGAACAGCGGTAATGGCGATCACGATGAAGTAACCCATGATGGGGTTCAGGTCGATTCTCTGCAGCGACGCGTTGAAGAGGGCGCCCATTCCACTGATGGCGAAGACTCGCTCGGTGATGATCGCGCCACCCAACAAAGCACCGACATCCGTTGCCACGAGGGTAGCGATGGGAATGAGCATGTTGCGGAAGGCATGGCGAACGATAACCGTGCGCTCTGGCAGCCCCTTGGCTCTCGCTGTGCGGATGTAATCCTGGCCGAGAACCTCGAGCAGGCCTGCACGTGCATACCGCGTGTAACTGGCGAACGAAATCAGCAACAGCGAGATCGTCGGAAGCAACAGATGGGTGAACGTGTCGATGCCCTGCAACCAGAAATCGCCTTGGAACCCTGGAGTCGAAGCACCGACGGTGGCGATGGGTCGGCCATTGATGCGCGGCGACGAAATGTAGGCATTCCACGACTGCATGTAGCGGTCGAGCAGAACGACACCGGCGGAAAGCACCGAGACGATGACAGAGACCTTGATGTTTTGGCCCCGGTCGTTGCCGCCAACCGCGTAGCCAATGATGACTCCCACAATCACGGTCGCTACCGCGAGAAGCGCAATCGTGCCGCCGCTAGAGACATCGAAGAGTCCCTGGAAGGCGAAGTAAGAAACGATAGCGATCGCACCAGCGATAACGCCGCCGAGAAGAGCCCGTTTGTTGGCGAAACCCGCTGCGACGGCAACCGTGCAGTAGACAATGCCGGCCGTGAGGACGAGAACCCCGACCAAACCGAGCCCGGGGTCTTGGAACCATCCGGTGAACGAAACGTAGGCGAGCACGGCGCCCGTGGCCACGGCCGAGACCGCGAAGGTGACGAGTCTGCGGCGTAGATCGCCTCCGACGAGGACCTGCCAGACGAGGCCGGCCACGAGGGAAATGATCAGGATCATGGGCACCGGAATGCCCGAACCTCCCTGGAGGAAGTTGTTGAACCCGATCGCAATGAACTCCTTGAGGAGCACCGCCACGAGGAACGAGGGTAGCGAGTAGAGAAAGAAGCTGATGAACGTGACGCTGAGGTCGAACCCGCTGTACTGGCGGAGAGCCGTCGCGATACCTACGACGACGCCCAGGATGATCGCGAGGACGAACGAGACACTGACGAGTTGAATGGTCGCCAGCATGGCGGCGGGAAGGATCGTCGTGACCGGGGCGTTCGACAGGGTGAGCCCGAGGTCGCACCCACCAAAGGGCACGAGACACTGCAGTGCCCCACCGAGCCACAGGAACCACCGCAGCGGCGGAGGAACATCGAGATCGAGGGCAGCGGTTCGCGCTGCGATCAGCTGATCCTTGTTGGGAGAGCTCGACCCTCGAAGGTCTTGCAGGGGGTCTCCCGCGTTGGCCGCGAGAACGTACATGATGAAAGACGCCGCGACGAGAACGAGGATCGAAACCGCGATCCTTCTCAGAATAAAGCCAACCAAAGTTGTGCCCATCTCATAGTGCTGGTTACTGGA is drawn from Salinibacterium hongtaonis and contains these coding sequences:
- a CDS encoding PH domain-containing protein, whose translation is MTTDSTARVFRSTFNRTLSIVLWAVAAAVSVGIVATGSSAGNSLWLLPTLGAAAAVVWVVLWRPHVRVDADGVTVANVSHSVEIPWPALIHLDVTYSLRVHVPGRAIAVSAAPAPGRMGGAVARRGTAPHGHRNGETVSVGELLTTDSGKAAALIRERWESLRDSGKIVAGEAENYPVRTRLDAVAVATLAVAALLVGASALLVGLQ
- a CDS encoding ABC transporter permease, translated to MSLLTEPAAPIEPQPSKPDDTKGLSQGKLISRRFVSNRLAVVSIVIFVLVAVLSISAIGLGPIPGWWKHNFTSLNAQLNGGAPTLSLVPKWLGGEGISLGEHPFGQSRIGVDYFAMTMRGIQNSIIVMFVIGGIGTVLGTVVGAVAGYYRGWVDSVLMRVTDVFIVIPALVIGAIVGRATGGLGVWLLAFFLALVSWMTIARLVRAEFLSLREREFVEAARVAGASDFRIIFKHILPNAIGVVIVSATLLAAAAILLETALSFLGYGIRQPDVSLGLLISENQSAFQTRPWLYWWPAVFIVLLALLVNFVGDGLRDAFDPRQKRVSLRRMKETP
- a CDS encoding ABC transporter permease; protein product: MGTTLVGFILRRIAVSILVLVAASFIMYVLAANAGDPLQDLRGSSSPNKDQLIAARTAALDLDVPPPLRWFLWLGGALQCLVPFGGCDLGLTLSNAPVTTILPAAMLATIQLVSVSFVLAIILGVVVGIATALRQYSGFDLSVTFISFFLYSLPSFLVAVLLKEFIAIGFNNFLQGGSGIPVPMILIISLVAGLVWQVLVGGDLRRRLVTFAVSAVATGAVLAYVSFTGWFQDPGLGLVGVLVLTAGIVYCTVAVAAGFANKRALLGGVIAGAIAIVSYFAFQGLFDVSSGGTIALLAVATVIVGVIIGYAVGGNDRGQNIKVSVIVSVLSAGVVLLDRYMQSWNAYISSPRINGRPIATVGASTPGFQGDFWLQGIDTFTHLLLPTISLLLISFASYTRYARAGLLEVLGQDYIRTARAKGLPERTVIVRHAFRNMLIPIATLVATDVGALLGGAIITERVFAISGMGALFNASLQRIDLNPIMGYFIVIAITAVLFNFLADLAYAALDPRVRVRA